A region of Bacillus cabrialesii DNA encodes the following proteins:
- a CDS encoding uracil-DNA glycosylase, whose product MKQLLQDSWWNQLKEEFEKPYYQELREMLKREYAEQTIYPDSRDIFNALHYTLYDDVKVVILGQDPYHGPGQAQGLSFSVKPGVKQPPSLRNIFLELQQDIGCSIPNHGSLVSWAKQGVLLLNTVLTVRRGQANSHKGKGWERLTDRVIDVLNERERPVVFILWGRHAQMKKERIDTSKHFIIESTHPSPFSARNGFFGSRPFSRANACLEKMGEAPIDWCIKDL is encoded by the coding sequence TTGAAACAGCTATTACAGGACAGCTGGTGGAATCAGCTGAAGGAAGAGTTTGAGAAACCGTATTATCAAGAGCTCAGAGAAATGCTGAAGCGGGAATACGCGGAGCAAACGATTTATCCGGACAGCCGGGATATTTTTAATGCGCTGCATTATACCTTATACGATGATGTCAAGGTCGTCATCCTTGGCCAAGACCCGTATCACGGGCCGGGACAGGCTCAAGGCTTAAGCTTCTCCGTAAAGCCGGGTGTGAAGCAGCCGCCTTCATTAAGGAATATCTTTCTTGAGCTGCAGCAGGATATCGGGTGCAGCATCCCGAATCACGGGTCGCTTGTCAGCTGGGCCAAGCAAGGGGTTCTGTTGCTGAATACTGTGCTGACAGTAAGGCGCGGACAGGCGAATTCCCATAAGGGAAAAGGCTGGGAGCGTCTGACGGACCGGGTGATTGACGTGCTGAATGAAAGGGAGCGGCCGGTGGTCTTTATTTTGTGGGGCCGGCATGCCCAAATGAAAAAAGAACGGATCGACACGTCCAAGCATTTTATCATTGAATCCACGCATCCCAGCCCGTTTTCGGCGAGAAACGGATTTTTCGGAAGCAGACCGTTTTCCCGGGCGAATGCGTGCCTGGAGAAAATGGGAGAGGCGCCGATTGATTGGTGTATAAAGGATTTGTAA
- a CDS encoding glycosyltransferase family 2 protein, translating into MKISIVIVTYNRIPALCELLESISEQTLKPYEIIIVNDAGESVVPVKALYPELPIAVINLEKNSGHVAARNAGVKEASGDCIMLCDDDDFFTLGHVERMAKEIETADFVHSDAEIVSFEENNGTRYPVSRKLFAYTADYEDMRVFSTYVPSGSMYRRFLHDEIGYFDADVHNYWDWDFYLRAAKDYRVKRVPCASVIYAFSDAGDNQSADLGAKRKQYLDRLSEKHGLGELPTKNFAVLLEEPEMKRREAQSEIVWDGKPVYSRLHRS; encoded by the coding sequence ATGAAGATTTCTATCGTAATTGTGACCTATAATCGGATTCCGGCTTTGTGTGAGCTTCTGGAGTCGATTTCTGAGCAGACCTTGAAGCCGTATGAAATCATTATTGTGAATGATGCCGGGGAATCGGTTGTGCCGGTCAAAGCACTGTATCCGGAGCTGCCGATTGCTGTCATCAATTTAGAAAAGAACTCGGGGCATGTGGCTGCGAGAAATGCGGGTGTGAAAGAGGCGTCTGGCGATTGCATTATGCTTTGTGATGACGATGATTTCTTTACGCTGGGGCATGTGGAGAGAATGGCGAAGGAAATAGAAACGGCAGATTTCGTTCATTCTGATGCGGAAATTGTCTCGTTTGAAGAGAACAACGGAACAAGATATCCTGTTTCACGGAAGCTGTTTGCTTATACCGCTGACTATGAGGATATGAGAGTGTTCTCTACATATGTGCCGTCTGGCAGCATGTACAGACGTTTTCTGCATGATGAAATCGGGTATTTCGATGCTGATGTGCACAATTATTGGGACTGGGATTTTTATTTGCGCGCGGCGAAAGATTACCGGGTGAAGCGTGTTCCTTGCGCCAGTGTGATTTATGCCTTCAGTGACGCGGGAGACAATCAGTCTGCGGACCTTGGCGCCAAGCGGAAACAGTATTTAGATCGTTTAAGTGAAAAGCACGGACTCGGGGAACTGCCGACGAAAAACTTTGCCGTCCTGCTTGAAGAGCCTGAGATGAAAAGACGGGAAGCACAAAGTGAAATCGTTTGGGATGGCAAACCTGTCTATTCCAGACTTCATCGTTCGTAA
- a CDS encoding permease prefix domain 1-containing protein, which yields MDKKTYLSEINNGLKGLPEVEAVVDEIESHIEHHLFHSFQEGKSEEEAMETLMQAFGTPAEIVSSFKKEQPVSFRAFLMFHLSFNSTLFAVGIVITMMHVWLESPIVHAVWKGISVSVWLILAAYVIYWVLIGYQGMREFGKRGEQLVLHTILICMVPNIIFMLVFLFHLIPVVLFQSLLTPWFVGTCACATLLFPLFGRMGCYIGRR from the coding sequence ATGGATAAAAAAACGTATTTATCCGAAATCAACAACGGGCTTAAAGGGCTTCCTGAAGTTGAGGCAGTGGTAGATGAGATTGAGAGCCATATTGAACATCATTTGTTCCACTCTTTTCAGGAAGGGAAAAGTGAAGAGGAAGCTATGGAGACTTTAATGCAGGCGTTTGGAACACCAGCTGAGATCGTTTCTTCGTTTAAGAAAGAACAGCCTGTATCGTTCCGAGCGTTTTTAATGTTCCATCTTTCCTTTAACAGCACACTATTCGCTGTCGGTATCGTCATTACGATGATGCATGTCTGGCTTGAATCGCCCATTGTTCATGCCGTATGGAAAGGCATTTCTGTTTCTGTGTGGCTAATCTTAGCTGCATATGTGATCTACTGGGTGCTGATTGGGTATCAAGGGATGAGGGAGTTTGGAAAACGCGGAGAACAGCTTGTTCTACATACGATTCTGATTTGCATGGTGCCAAACATCATTTTTATGCTTGTTTTTCTATTTCATTTGATTCCTGTTGTGCTGTTTCAATCCTTGCTGACACCTTGGTTTGTTGGAACCTGCGCTTGTGCAACACTGTTATTTCCATTATTCGGCCGAATGGGCTGTTATATAGGCAGGCGTTAG
- a CDS encoding PadR family transcriptional regulator, which yields MLDRELVKGSTVILVLTLLNERPMYGYELVKEMGTRSGNELQMKEGTLYPSLHKLERQGFISSYWEKQEKGPDRKYYRITDEGQEVLAERTKEWNVFSAMMDRMLKRGGQNG from the coding sequence ATGTTAGATCGTGAGCTGGTGAAGGGCAGTACTGTTATATTGGTATTGACCCTTCTGAACGAGCGGCCGATGTACGGCTATGAGCTTGTCAAAGAAATGGGAACACGCAGCGGTAATGAACTGCAGATGAAAGAGGGAACCTTGTATCCTTCTCTTCATAAGCTTGAACGACAAGGGTTTATTTCATCATATTGGGAGAAGCAGGAGAAAGGGCCGGACCGCAAATATTACCGGATTACAGATGAAGGACAAGAGGTGCTGGCGGAACGCACGAAGGAATGGAACGTATTTTCCGCTATGATGGACCGAATGTTGAAGCGGGGCGGGCAGAATGGATAA